In Cryptomeria japonica chromosome 10, Sugi_1.0, whole genome shotgun sequence, a genomic segment contains:
- the LOC131039287 gene encoding G-type lectin S-receptor-like serine/threonine-protein kinase At2g19130 — MAVKYLFIAITVSIAVHNCSGVSLDGGDTLRLGTSLTGNQTLISKNGTFALGFFSPTGTNNWYIGIWYAPTSQKAIVWVANRDNPVRNMPGVLKFSREGHLRLLDREGRSVWWTDIGEKGSRAVITDSGNFIMLDAHNESAIVWESFAHPTDTWLPGMNMWKGMKLTSWKSSLDPASGLFSFGMDMSPGKTQMVMFFNNTVPYWSSGECIGHNYFSKVPELEGQKKIQASCVTLSASRIYIHFGLNPIDHMITGRFLLNENGEFELYFWMDDGRWSFRWSTYRGQCSDYEICRANALCNANDVCSCVQGFTPKHGSQGWLSSGCARRKPLHCSVTEGTTDGFLEAKKQYLPEKEAVLINNEPTQQGCRAACINNCSCTAFALAISDSPVCRLWFGDLFGMSVSSEGQSVFVRLAASEFPHLMSEQSNKTPALTILLSATASFLVLSALLSAVFILWKRRRLSKKNLEEEVPLSLRKFSYKELRIATENFRHKLGSGAFGSVYKGTLPDKTPVAVKRLEGSTQAEKQFRAEIITTGRLQHVNLVRLWGFCIEHSQRLLVYAYMPNGSLNSFLLCKPEDVEKVLDWKTRFQIALGTARGLVYLHEECKDRIIHCNIKPENIFLDSDFSPKVADFGLAKLVGRDFSRVLTTTRGTRGYVAPEWISGLPITPKADVYSFGMTLLEIISGRRNLDLTVEVSRLYFPIWASSQIQRENILDVVDARIASEADIEEVRRAAMVGGLCIQDDENDRPSMSEVVKILEGRMEARVPKIPRSLQVLLGQVHDDNDHCGKHPPI, encoded by the coding sequence ATGGCGGTGAAGTATTTGTTCATAGCCATAACTGTTAGTATTGCAGTGCATAATTGCAGCGGTGTAAGTTTGGATGGTGGCGATACGCTTCGATTGGGGACTTCGCTCACTGGAAATCAGACCCTAATTTCCAAGAATGGCACGTTTGCATTGGGATTTTTCAGTCCCACGGGAACGAATAATTGGTATATTGGCATCTGGTATGCACCAACCTCTCAGAAAGCCATAGTTTGGGTGGCTAACAGAGATAATCCTGTCAGAAACATGCCTGGCGTTCTCAAGTTTTCGAGAGAAGGTCATCTCAGATTGCTTGATAGAGAGGGCCGGTCAGTTTGGTGGACTGATATTGGCGAGAAAGGATCACGGGCTGTAATAACGGACTCTGGTAATTTCATTATGCTGGATGCCCACAACGAGTCAGCGATTGTTTGGGAGAGTTTCGCGCACCCCACAGATACATGGTTGCCTGGCATGAATATGTGGAAAGGCATGAAGCTGACTTCCTGGAAGAGTTCTTTGGATCCTGCCAGTGGGCTCTTCTCTTTCGGAATGGATATGTCTCCAGGGAAGACGCAGATGGTGATGTTCTTTAACAACACTGTTCCATATTGGTCCAGTGGAGAGTGCATTGGACACAATTATTTTTCTAAGGTTCCAGAATTGGAAGGTCAGAAGAAAATTCAAGCGTCATGTGTGACGCTTTCTGCTTCCAGAATATATATCCATTTTGGCCTAAACCCGATTGATCATATGATCACGGGGCGGTTTCTGTTAAATGAGAACGGCGAATTTGAACTTTACTTCTGGATGGATGATGGTAGATGGAGTTTCAGGTGGTCGACATACCGAGGTCAATGCAGTGACTATGAAATCTGCAGGGCAAATGCACTGTGCAATGCGAATGATGTGTGTAGTTGTGTCCAGGGCTTCACCCCCAAGCATGGCTCTCAAGGTTGGTTGTCAAGTGGGTGTGCTAGGCGAAAACCCTTGCACTGCTCTGTCACGGAGGGAACAACCGACGGCTTCTTGGAAGCCAAGAAACAATACTTGCCCGAAAAAGAAGCTGTCTTAATCAACAACGAGCCAACACAGCAAGGCTGCCGGGCTGCATGTATCAACAATTGCTCCTGCACAGCCTTTGCTTTAGCTATTTCTGATTCCCCTGTCTGCAGATTGTGGTTTGGAGATTTATTTGGAATGAGCGTTTCGTCCGAGGGCCAATCCGTCTTCGTCAGGCTGGCTGCTTCTGAGTTCCCACACTTGATGTCAGAGCAAAGcaacaaaacccctgcacttacaATTTTACTTTCTGCCACCGCATCATTTTTGGTTCTTTCGGCTCTCCTGTCAGCGGTATTTATTCTGTGGAAACGTCGAAGGCTGTCGAAGaaaaatcttgaagaggaagtgccATTGTCGCTCAGAAAGTTCAGTTACAAAGAGCTGCGAATTGCAACAGAGAATTTCAGGCATAAGCTGGGTAGCGGAGCATTCGGCTCTGTTTACAAAGGAACTCTGCCGGACAAAACGCCTGTTGCGGTTAAAAGATTAGAGGGTTCTACGCAAGCAGAAAAACAATTCCGTGCTGAAATAATCACCACTGGCAGATTACAGCACGTGAATTTGGTTAGGCTGTGGGGATTCTGTATAGAACATTCACAAAGGTTACTGGTCTATGCCTACATGCCCAACGGTTCCCTAAATTCCTTCCTCTTGTGTAAGCCGGAAGACGTAGAGAAAGTGTTGGACTGGAAGACCCGGTTTCAGATCGCATTGGGCACTGCAAGAGGATTGGTTTATCTGCATGAGGAATGCAAGGATCGCATCATTCACTGCAATATCAAGCCTGAAAACATTTTCCTCGACAGCGACTTCAGCCCAAAGGTGGCAGATTTTGGGCTAGCAAAGCTGGTAGGTAGAGATTTTAGCCGAGTACTGACAACCACAAGAGGAACTCGTGGGTACGTGGCTCCTGAGTGGATCTCCGGCCTCCCTATCACTCCCAAGGCGGACGTATACAGTTTTGGCATGACGTTGTTGGAAATTATATCAGGCCGAAGAAATCTGGATTTAACGGTGGAGGTAAGTAGATTGTACTTTCCTATCTGGGCTTCATCTCAGATTCAGAGGGAAAACATATTAGACGTTGTGGACGCAAGGATAGCAAGTGAGGCGGATATCGAAGAGGTGAGAAGAGCCGCTATGGTGGGTGGGCTGTGCATTCAAGACGATGAGAATGACAGGCCGAGCATGAGTGAAGTGGTGAAGATATTGGAAGGCAGAATGGAGGCTCGTGTGCCAAAAATTCCGAGGTCTCTACAGGTCCTATTGGGTCAGGTTCACGACGACAACGATCACTGCGGTAAACATCCTCCCATATAA